The genomic window TTCCTCCTCACCACTCCAAGATATGCAACAAAGAAATATGCCATCAAGAACCAGCTTGGTAACCTCCCAATGGCTCCAAGGAATGGGTAGGTCAAAAATTCAAAGTCTTCAAGGAACGGATGTAGATGATATGCCGTCTCAGCATACATCCATGTTTCATGAAGAGGCATCAAATAGGGCAGGCATGCTAAAGTCCTCCACCACCATCCTGGCTTCTTGGTCATTGGAGGAAATCGATAACTGTATGGGACATCTTTTGATGCTCGAGGGCATGAATAGGATCTGCGCTGCCGAGGATATGTGGGAATATTGTGTGAAAATCTACCATAATCTCCACTTAAGAGAGGCATTGATGCAGCTGAAAGAAGCAAAGAAGGCAAACCTACCATGTAAAAAGTACAAAATCAGTACAAATAAAACAGATTTTTGAGATGCAGTCAAAATGAGTGGAGTAATGTTGAAAACTTGTTTAATTAAGGTGAGATTTTTCATATGCCTACTTGATCAAAAGTTACCACAAATTGTCGCCTTGACAAAATCCAACTCTGGTCCCCCCTTTCCCTTTCCTCCAAAAAACacatgatgaaaaaaattgagaaagaatACATAAACGTACCTCTAGATGACCAGGATTTAGAGTCCAATTGTCGTCCCAATGAAGCCCTGCTGTTCAACAATGCAGCCCTGGCAGTTGTGCAAGGAACACTTGCCGAAACCACAATACCAGGCATAGTTTTACATGCTCTGGTGTTAGTAAAACCAGACCCAGAGGGCATGGTGCAGTCATTCAGAAGCATCACTGGGTACCTGGTTGAATACAGCAGTGACAAGAGAacttagaaaaagaaacaaaatgtcATCCATACACTCCGCCATCAAACATAGCAACAGAATCTAGGTgacaaaataaagataaatccTCCAATTTTCAGAACCTTTTCGCTACAAAATTTAATGTTATAACCTTTTAAGGTCCTGCAAGATTCAATTGTATTAGAGAAAgcatgataaattattttcaaacaataatCAAGAAGATTTAGAGCAATAAGCAGTATAAAGCAAAACTTataaaccccccccccccccaaaaaaaaaaaaaaaaagtaaccaatcTGCCCCTTTATAAAAAAGTTACCCTCATCATCAACTCATCAAACACACATAAAATAAGTTGCTAAACCTCGACAAGATCATTCTCCCCTTGTCCCAGTAATTAGAACAACACTTTGACATTCCATCAAACAGAGAGAGAGCatgtaaaattacaaaaacaaactacaTTCCAGTTAATTAATAAACATGTCCACTTCTTCAACAAAGCAACAATATTgaagtgaaaaacaaaatcccagctaaaataatagagaaattACAAAACTTTAATCTAACAAAAATGagaaatgattaataaaaaaaaaaccatttcttTAATATCCCTTGCACCATTTCTCAATTCCTCAAAATCCAagcaattattatatttttttcccatttccaGTAGTCactaaaactatatatataaaaaacaaaattcaaagcaCGCTATTTGAGCTAATATAGGGAGGTAAGGAGTTAgatttcagagaaaaaaaattaccttgggTTGAAATTTGAACTACTTGAAATGGAGCTGCGATGTCAGTAGGATTTGGTGCTGTCCCTTGTTGGTTTCATCGTTGCCTGTCTTATCCTTCGTGAAGCAGCAGAAGAGTTATTTATTTGCTGGTTGTAAATTGCAATGATCCAATAATGGTAAGTGTTTACTTTATCCATTAACCGGATTACTCTAATTGTTTGGGCCACGGCCTTCATCTTGGATCGGCCCTTTATCTGATAAGCCCACCCGACTGTTACAATTAACTGCATTTTTGGGCAAATTTCTGGTCCTTTATTTTTGTGGCTGTCCTTGTATGTTGATCAAGCCCAGCCCAGTGtgttgagaaaaaatatattttttttaataaataagaatatgCTGGGAACATGTCAAGAGTGAAAGATGGATGGactaggggtgattattttcggttcggtttgatttttataaaaaaatcaaaacaaaacctgTTCAAACTggccggtttcggtttggttttttaggacaaaaactgaTTCAAACcagtttgacttggttttttcggttttgcctcgttttggcttgattttttcc from Populus trichocarpa isolate Nisqually-1 chromosome 5, P.trichocarpa_v4.1, whole genome shotgun sequence includes these protein-coding regions:
- the LOC7477632 gene encoding protein TIC 20-I, chloroplastic isoform X2; this encodes MLLNDCTMPSGSGFTNTRACKTMPGIVVSASVPCTTARAALLNSRASLGRQLDSKSWSSRAASMPLLSGDYGRFSHNIPTYPRQRRSYSCPRASKDVPYSYRFPPMTKKPGWWWRTLACLPYLMPLHETWMYAETAYHLHPFLEDFEFLTYPFLGAIGRLPSWFLMAYFFVAYLGVVRRKEWPHFFRFHVVMGMLLEIALQVIGTVSRWMPLAVYWGKLGMHFWTAVAFAYLFTVLECIRCALAGMYADVPFACDAAYIQIPYD
- the LOC7477632 gene encoding protein TIC 20-I, chloroplastic isoform X1 codes for the protein MLLNDCTMPSGSGFTNTRACKTMPGIVVSASVPCTTARAALLNSRASLGRQLDSKSWSSRGLPSLLLSAASMPLLSGDYGRFSHNIPTYPRQRRSYSCPRASKDVPYSYRFPPMTKKPGWWWRTLACLPYLMPLHETWMYAETAYHLHPFLEDFEFLTYPFLGAIGRLPSWFLMAYFFVAYLGVVRRKEWPHFFRFHVVMGMLLEIALQVIGTVSRWMPLAVYWGKLGMHFWTAVAFAYLFTVLECIRCALAGMYADVPFACDAAYIQIPYD